The window GGTTCTCGTTTTGGGAAAAGAATTGTTAATTTGGTTTCTATTGTTGAAGAAAAGATTGGCACACAGTTTCTTCTCTTGTGTTATGTCAGCACTGTGGATTTAGTTAAATCCAATATATATCTATATATATATGCTTATGGTGTTTTTTTTCCCTTGTAATTAGGTAATGGTTTCAGGCAAGGAGGAGCCTGATTCGTCCCTCCCTCCTGCAATTGATGGCCTTTTGAGAGTTCATGCACGCATTGTTGATGGTTTGGATTCTGATTCTTCTCAAGCTCCCCCAGGCATGGGTGGCAAAGTTTCCACAAGGTTGCTGGTTCCAGCCTCACAGGCTGGTAGCTTGATTGGAAAACAAGGAGGAACTGTTAAATCCATTCAAGAATTATCTAACTGTATAGTTAGAGTTCTTGGGTCAGGTGATCTTCATTACAATTCTAAAACTTTATAGCCTTAGAATATGCTTCAAAATATACATATATTTGAGTTGAGTTCTGAGGAAGTCATCATTGGATTACCTAGTTGCTTACGTTTTGGCAGTCTTGAGTATTCAGTATTGCCTAACATCTTAGCGTTATATCACCAAAGGAATATAAGATTAGGCTTGTAGTGGCTGTATTAAAATCCTGGAATCCTTTTCTCTAGATCTATAGTTGTAAACTGTATATATTGGTATTACCTAATAGAAGATACACAATAGTTAAAAGAAACTGACTATCTTTGTTTTTCTTAAATGCAGAGGACCTACCGGTATTTGCTCTTCCAGATGACCGAGTTGTTGAAGTAGTGGGCGAGCCGGTTGGTGTGCACAAAGGAATTGAACTAATTGCATCTCACCTCAGGAAGTTTTTGGTTGACCGCAGTATAATTCCAGTTTTTGAAATGCATGTAAGTCTTTCCCTTCCATGATCGTGTATATAGTTCACTTTCATTTAAACCGTTCGATATATTGGATGAAACATTGAATGATCATAATATTTTCTGCAGATGCAGGCAAGTCCTCCAATGGAGCACATCCCCCCACATCAATCATGGGGTCCACCTCAAGGTATGCCACACAATGCTGGTGGGGGTCCTGGTTATGGGCCACCTAATCCCCAGTACATGCCACCTTCTCGGCAGCAATACGACAATTACTATCCACCAGCTGACTTGCCCCCACCTATGGAGAAACAGCCACATCATGGCATATCAGCTTATGGGAGAGAGAACCCCATGGGTGTTCATACATCATCAAATGCTCAAGCAGCACCATCAATGGTCTCGCAGGTTGTTTCTTTGGCTGTTTCAATTTTTTCTTTTGAAAATCTATTGAGTACTGAATTCGATTCAAAGTTTTTGTATTAGCTTGAAAAATATAATAGTCTTGGGTTGAGCATGTGTTTCCAGGTCCTGTGATGAGACATGGTCTTGTGATGTCTTTTTTAAATGTTACTTTGTATTAGGACTGCACACTCATGCTTGAATGAACCCTGAACTAGTGAAAATTATATAAAAAAGTACATATTAGGTTGTGGGAATCTAGAATGAAAATGGAGTTAGTATTAGTTAGCAGGCCAAATATGTAATGATGATTTCTTCTTGTTTTGCAGCTCACACATCAAATGCAAATTCCATTGTCATATGCTGATGCTGTTATTGGCACAGCTGGTGCAAGTATAAGCTATATTCGACGGGCTAGTGGGGCAACTGTTACTATACAAGAGACGAGAGGTGTTCCTGGGGAAATGACTGTTGAAATCAGTGGAAGTGCTTCCCAAGTCCAAGCCGCTGAGCAACTGATCCAGGCAATGCTTCTTATCTTGTGATTTGATCTTTTATTTGTTTCATTCTTTCTAGCTTATTAGATTTCTGAGAGGTCGTAAGTGCACACCTTCTATGGGTTTGGGGGGGGGGGGGGGGTATTCTGTCATTATATGTTCTTCTAATGAGAGTAAATACACAATTTAGTGCATAGAGTTTGTAGAATGTTTCTGTGATTTTTTATTGTTTATACATGCTTGTACAGCTTATTGTATTAAGAGCAGTAGCCACTGGACCAAAAAAAAAGTAAAAAAGAAAGGAAAGTTACTGTATTAAGATCCGTAGCCACTGGACCAAAAAAAAGTAAAAAAGAAAGGAAAGTTCTGTATACTGAAAGTTCTGTCAGGTTTATCTAGACTAGATATTTGATGATGCTTGGTTTGCTTGATTACAGAACTTCATGGTTGAGGCTGGAGCACCGCAACAGCCACAAGCTGCTCCCCCTGTGGATCAGGGTTATAATTCCTATTCAGCTCATGGTTCCGTGTATGCATCTCCCCCATCCAACCAAGGTCACCAGGGCCATCAAGGCCATGCTGGTGGCTATGGCTCAGTTTATGGCCAACACTATGGTTATTAGCTCAATAGGGAATATCAATTTGGATTGTCAAAGTTGAGACTAGTTGTAATTGTTGTGAACTTGGTAGCCACCAAATAGTTTCTCTATAGGGAAGCTGTATTGTTATACTCTCTGCTTCTCCTTTTCTGGAAACTTTGATTTAGAAACAGTCCAATATGTCAGAGTTGATGTGTTCATTAAGCTAACAAGAGGATTGAACCAATTTAGTGTCGGAATTTTCTTGTTTAAATCCTGATTGTTGCATTGAGGC of the Fragaria vesca subsp. vesca linkage group LG6, FraVesHawaii_1.0, whole genome shotgun sequence genome contains:
- the LOC101308979 gene encoding poly(rC)-binding protein 1-like, whose product is MADENASFGVHDGDYVPVTEPEVENAQAEAEAHAEAEAQAMAAAQAEAEAQDMAVAQAMAAEAQVMAAEAEAIEADTQAMAEAQAMAAEAQAILQAQAEAEGHVEPEGQLQGQEDELLPEHDQERHEDAGGVEGEKKWPGWPGESVFRMLVPAQKVGSIIGRKGEFIKKIVEETRARIKILDGPPGTTERAVMVSGKEEPDSSLPPAIDGLLRVHARIVDGLDSDSSQAPPGMGGKVSTRLLVPASQAGSLIGKQGGTVKSIQELSNCIVRVLGSEDLPVFALPDDRVVEVVGEPVGVHKGIELIASHLRKFLVDRSIIPVFEMHMQASPPMEHIPPHQSWGPPQGMPHNAGGGPGYGPPNPQYMPPSRQQYDNYYPPADLPPPMEKQPHHGISAYGRENPMGVHTSSNAQAAPSMVSQLTHQMQIPLSYADAVIGTAGASISYIRRASGATVTIQETRGVPGEMTVEISGSASQVQAAEQLIQNFMVEAGAPQQPQAAPPVDQGYNSYSAHGSVYASPPSNQGHQGHQGHAGGYGSVYGQHYGY